ATATGGACAATAGAAAGCGATTATCTATTGAACAATTTATCGCTTCGCTGGATTATCTCCGCTTGTGACACCTTCATTGATCATACAGAAGACACGACTAGAGCTGCTATTCTGATGAATGTTACCACTCTAATTAACACCTTAAAAGTATATGAAACCAAGCAGTTTTTACAGTTAAATAATACTATTGAACAGGAAACGTTATTAGAGGATAAAATTAATGCGCTTTATCGCACCCATCTGCCACTATATGACAGTCTTACTTATTTTCGTATTGGGACCGATGATACTCTAAAAAACATGCGCCTCCGCTATCAACAGTTTTATGACCTCGATAAACTAGCAACGACTATGTTATTATTTGTTTTTGACAGGCTACAAAATAATGATAGTGCCTTTTCTACTTTGCGAGCCCTGCATAAGGATAACAAGTCTAAATGGTGGGTTGATAGCTATTAGCTCTTTATTTTCTTTGCTAATTTAATTAGTTATTTAGGACTATCACTTTAATTTTATTCTTCACCAATTTTTATAGAGTTATCAATGACTACAACTTCTAACCCTTTATCTTTCACCAACACAAACGCTAAAGACAGTTTCATAGTATGTTGTTTTTATACTGAAAGCTACCGTGCTCATGCCTTAGCTTTAAAACAGTCACTTGACGAGTTTGATTTGAATTATTATTTTAAAGAAGTTGAAGACGCAGGTTACTGGGAAGCAAACACCCGTATTAAACCGCATTTCATCTTAGAATGCTTACAGCAATTTCCTGATAAGAATGTTTTATATTTAGATGCAGATGCTCTAGTAAAAAAGTCATTAGATTATTTTAACCATATCACTGCTGACGTTGCTTTTTATAAGACCAAGGGTATGCCAGGTATGTCTCATGACTATTTAGCAAGTACAATGTTTTTTAATAATACAAAAAATACTATCAATCTTGTTCAACAGTGGATCGCTGAGCAAACAGATGGTAAGCGTACACAAGTCGATCAAGATAGTCTTGATTCTGCTATGAACAAACTAGAAGCTACTATATCAGTTGAGTCCCTAAATCCAGGGTATATAAAAATATTCGATAAGGATTATGATGGTGACGTTTATATCGAGCAATATCAGGCTAGTAGAGGTCAAACCAAACTTAAGAGACAAAAAATAAGACGGCGTAATAGATTTCTCATATTTTCAGTCCTATTAGTAATATTGCTGCTCATCATAGCTATTTTTAATTAGCTATTTTAACATTAACTGATTTGAGTAAGATTCATCTCTTACTCAAATTAATAACATAGACAATCAATGTACTTAATGATTCAATTTTATCTTATTTAAGAGAGTGCAGTATGAGCTTTACGTCTACTAATATTTCTGCAGTAATCTCTAAGCAAACAGGTAAAGCTCAGAATAGTAATACCTTAGCTTTTTGTGTTGATGAAAACTATCTGCCCTATGCTTTATTCGTTGCTGAACAATTTATTTACTTACACCCCGAATTACCCTGCGATATCTGTATATGCTTAACTGATATCGACAAAGTTCCTAAAAACTTTAGAAATACTCAGATTCGTTTTATTGAGCTGTCTATTAGCGGTATAGACTCTTTACCAGTCGGGCAACTGAGCCTTGCAGCGTATCATCGTCTATTTTTACCTCAGATTTTTGAAAACACTTATAAATATATTATTTATTTGGATGCTGACACCTATATCAACAAACCTTTTTATGACGATCTCTTAAAATATATATCTCGTATGAAAAAAGACTTTTGTGTGGCAGCTTCTGCCGATATTATGGAGTTAAAGTTTCGATCTTCTTTTGACAAAAAACCAAGGATTGTGGACTTGTATGTGAAAACATACCATCAATTTGAACATATTTATCGTAATTCAGGCGTCTTAGTATTTAATACTAAAAACTATGTCATACAAGATGTACTGAATCAGGTGTTTGATTATGCTGTCGACAATGCAGATAGATTGCAGTGTCATGACCAGTCTGCACTTAACGGGGCGCTATTAAACAATATAGAACTGCTACCTTTTGGTTTTAACTGGCAGATAAATAAACTTACTTACGAATTCACAGATACTGTAAATCCTTATATTATTCATTTTATTAGCAATAACAAACCTTGGCGTACAGATAATAAATATACAAAGCATTACCAAAGTTTCTATATAGACTTTTTATCAGAGAACTTCCCTGACATTACTCCAGATATACTATCGATGCTTGAGCAAAGACGTAGAAATCCAAAATATGATAATCCTATCAGAGAGTTTATCTCAAGAGAAGGAGAACGTATGAAGGGAAATTTGATAGATTATTTTACGCAAGCATCAAAATCTAAGGAATCAAGAGATAAGTATAGTATTAAGGAAATATTAATAGAGACACCTTTTCTAATGTCTATTGATAACAGCTCAACTGTTGTGAGAAAAAACAATTCATAAAGAGATCAGCTATTTCTATTAATACTAAATTAACTAACGGTTTAGCTATTTAATAACCTCGAAAAAAACGATTTAAAGCTACTTGGACGGGTTATTTTATTGCCTTTATAGCGCCGATTCGTCTTTTTGGGGAATTTACCAAAACTGTTCACACGATAGTTATCAAGCTGGTAACCAGAAGCAAGCGCTTCGTTATAATAGCTATCAAATAACTCAATCAGTTCTTGCCGTGGATGCGCCATTATTTTACCGTCAAACCAATGCTCAGACTCTTCCTCATGTAATCTTGCTATGGAATATTTATGGCTGAACTGAGTGCCCATATCTGAATAATGTAATATCTTTATATCTTCTATTGCCAGCTCCTCACCGTCTATACAGTTATAGCTGTCCTGATAGGGCTCAACTAACTGTGGGTTCTCTTGGAGTAAGTCCATCATTTTTTGATGGCTGTCAGGATATTGTCTTAGCTGCTCAACAGGTAAAATTGTACTTTTAGCATTGTCACAATCCCAAATACAAGTACAAGTACAAGTACAAGTACAAGTACACAGTCTGGTCATGTCAGCATTGGTTTTGGCAGCGACAATAGACTGCCCATCAATAGGATGGTGCCATAATTCCGCTAAGTCGCCTAGGATAACAACATCTGAGTCCATATAAATCGCTTTTCCACTATAGTCACAATATTCTGGAATGGCCCAACGAAACCCTGAAAAAGGAGTGGCCCATTTGGTTGTGTTCCAGCCCTCCCCTTTTTCAGGATTCGAATACCAATAGCTTTTGGGGTCACGTGATAGCTGCATCCATACAATTTCAACAGGTAAACTGGTGTTTTTATGAATACTATAATCTAGGACCATCATCTGCTCTAGATCACAGTTATTAGGATCACATCCAACAAAAACTTTGATAATGTCATTGTTCATAACGTACTCTCTTAAGTTTATGTCTGTATTTAAAAATAAAAAGTTAGAAAATAAAATATAGTTAAACACTATTATATTTAAATGTCATAGTTTGACTTATTATGCCGTCAATCAATAATAGATCACTAGGTTGAACATTTTGTTTATAAACAGTCGTTCTACTATGACTGACTAACAATAGACTCTATAATGCAGATAGATTCCCGCAACAAACCTTGCTGCCCTGCCAAACTCATGTATTTAAAAAATCTGAACTACTTGAACCACAAAGTCAGTTAATTATAAGAAGAGTGTAGTCATGACCAACCCATTCGCTAACAAGCCATCTTCTCACACTTCGCTCCACCCTGATGATGTTGATAATCATCGTAGCTTTGATAATACTATTGAGAAGAAAGCGCTTAAACAGTGGCGATGGTTTGGTCTATTTTTGCTGATTTATTTGGTCTATAGTTCCAGCATTTATTGCTAGCAGTGTGCCATTTGATGTTAGCGAAGGTATTAATTGGGGTAGCGAATGGCAATGGGGTTATTATAAACATCCCCCATTCTCATCTTGGGTGCTATATAGTTTTTATAAGCTGTTTGGACATATTGGACCTTACCTGCTCAGTCAATTATACATACTACTGACTTTATTTTTAGTCTACCAATTGGGTAAAAAATTATGGTCACCATCGATTGCCCTGTTAGGTAGTGTCCTAACTCTAGCCATCATCTATTATACCTACCCTAGTCTCGAGTTTAATCATAATATCGCACAATTTCCTATTTGGGCAGGATTGTACTTAGTATTCTATCAAGCATTAACCCACAATCGACTGAAAGACTGGTTATTACTTGGGGTACTGGGCGGTTTAGGAATGCTGACTAAGTACAGCGTGATATTTTTACTACTACCAATGGCGCTATACTTAGTATTACCGAAACAATGGCCACTATTAAAACAACCACAGCCATGGATAGCTGCTTTTGTGATGCTGGCTGTATTTGCCCCGCATTTATACTGGTTAGTGATGCATGATTGGTTACCTCTCGGCTATGCCAATGGACGTTCTCATGACACCGGTGAAGCTGCCAGTAATATCAAGCGCCACTTCAGTTGGCTAAGCTTCATTGGCGCGCAGATTGTCGCTCATATTCCATTAATTATAATACTCATCCTTAATCGTAAGCGTTTAGTCAGTATATCTACCTATAAGCATAACCTGCCAGTCGGTGCGCCACTATTATGGTATCTGT
The sequence above is a segment of the Psychrobacter sp. PL19 genome. Coding sequences within it:
- a CDS encoding glycosyltransferase family 8 protein encodes the protein MSFTSTNISAVISKQTGKAQNSNTLAFCVDENYLPYALFVAEQFIYLHPELPCDICICLTDIDKVPKNFRNTQIRFIELSISGIDSLPVGQLSLAAYHRLFLPQIFENTYKYIIYLDADTYINKPFYDDLLKYISRMKKDFCVAASADIMELKFRSSFDKKPRIVDLYVKTYHQFEHIYRNSGVLVFNTKNYVIQDVLNQVFDYAVDNADRLQCHDQSALNGALLNNIELLPFGFNWQINKLTYEFTDTVNPYIIHFISNNKPWRTDNKYTKHYQSFYIDFLSENFPDITPDILSMLEQRRRNPKYDNPIREFISREGERMKGNLIDYFTQASKSKESRDKYSIKEILIETPFLMSIDNSSTVVRKNNS
- a CDS encoding glycosyltransferase, which translates into the protein MNNDIIKVFVGCDPNNCDLEQMMVLDYSIHKNTSLPVEIVWMQLSRDPKSYWYSNPEKGEGWNTTKWATPFSGFRWAIPEYCDYSGKAIYMDSDVVILGDLAELWHHPIDGQSIVAAKTNADMTRLCTCTCTCTCTCIWDCDNAKSTILPVEQLRQYPDSHQKMMDLLQENPQLVEPYQDSYNCIDGEELAIEDIKILHYSDMGTQFSHKYSIARLHEEESEHWFDGKIMAHPRQELIELFDSYYNEALASGYQLDNYRVNSFGKFPKKTNRRYKGNKITRPSSFKSFFSRLLNS
- a CDS encoding glycosyltransferase family 39 protein produces the protein MPFDVSEGINWGSEWQWGYYKHPPFSSWVLYSFYKLFGHIGPYLLSQLYILLTLFLVYQLGKKLWSPSIALLGSVLTLAIIYYTYPSLEFNHNIAQFPIWAGLYLVFYQALTHNRLKDWLLLGVLGGLGMLTKYSVIFLLLPMALYLVLPKQWPLLKQPQPWIAAFVMLAVFAPHLYWLVMHDWLPLGYANGRSHDTGEAASNIKRHFSWLSFIGAQIVAHIPLIIILILNRKRLVSISTYKHNLPVGAPLLWYLWVTPIIVLVVLSLVFGIGLRDLWGMPMWGLSGLLAASFVAPAAHAFTAVRLRKSLVIWLTLATALMLVYVSFGDKIRHKPSRMQWPEQALAVQAHNTWQNMSSCPLNSVSGDRWLGALVAMNNGFPSQMISGPASHSPWMNAKRVQQYGTLAMWQDGDDQDIMLPLLDEIITTDTDAVGNVNNSVGSDKSNLSPLVKHQGQWQIAWRDTKANKPLAINWIAYVPSHCLKLPQ
- a CDS encoding putative nucleotide-diphospho-sugar transferase, encoding MTTTSNPLSFTNTNAKDSFIVCCFYTESYRAHALALKQSLDEFDLNYYFKEVEDAGYWEANTRIKPHFILECLQQFPDKNVLYLDADALVKKSLDYFNHITADVAFYKTKGMPGMSHDYLASTMFFNNTKNTINLVQQWIAEQTDGKRTQVDQDSLDSAMNKLEATISVESLNPGYIKIFDKDYDGDVYIEQYQASRGQTKLKRQKIRRRNRFLIFSVLLVILLLIIAIFN